The following nucleotide sequence is from Rubrobacter radiotolerans DSM 5868.
ACTCATCGCCTGCGTGTAGTGGTGGATGTCGCTTTCGGTGAAGGTGCCGGGACGTGCGGGGTCCCGCCTCCACCCGGAGCGTACCCAGCGGAAGACCAGCCGCTCGACGAGCCTTCCGGGTGGTCCGGGAGCCTGAAGGGCAAAGACGTACCAGCTCCTCAGGAGCTGCTCCGGGCTCAGGAGACCGCGCAGGAAGCGCTCGGGGTGCGGGACGTTGAGGACCGCGAGCCGCCCGACGACCTCCGGATGGCGCATCGCCGCGACCCAGGCGACGGCCGCGCCCCAGTCGTGGCCGACAAGGGCGGTGCGGCTCTCCCCCAGATGGAAGACAAGGTCGCGCACGTCGCGGGCGAGCGCCTCGACCCGGTAGCTCCCGACGCCGCGGGGCTTTCCGGAGAGGTTGTAGCCGCGGCCGTCCGGCGCTACGACCCGGTAGCCCGCCTCCACGAGCGCCGGCAACTGAAACCGCCACGAGTACCAGAACTCCGGGAAGCCGTGCAGCAGCACCACGAGCGGCCCTCTCCCCGCCTCGACGTAGTGGAGCCGGACCCCCTCAAGGTCGGCGTAGCGGTGCTCGAGCTCTACTCCCGGAACCCTCGGCTCGTCCGCGAACACACCTCTCCTTTACCTCGACAGCGTCCCGTAAGCCTTTATACCCGGAGCGCGGAGGAGGTCCCGGCGAGCCTCGCGGAACCGGCGCTCCTCGACTGCGGCGCATGGCGCGGCGCCCGCGAGGCTGGTCGGCTTGTCCGGCCGCGCTTTCGGCCTCCTGCCAGTCTCTACGCGACCCTTTCCCGGCTCTCCGGAGAGCCGGTGCAAGGTCCGGTCCTTCCGGCGTGCCGGCGAAG
It contains:
- a CDS encoding alpha/beta fold hydrolase, with the translated sequence MFADEPRVPGVELEHRYADLEGVRLHYVEAGRGPLVVLLHGFPEFWYSWRFQLPALVEAGYRVVAPDGRGYNLSGKPRGVGSYRVEALARDVRDLVFHLGESRTALVGHDWGAAVAWVAAMRHPEVVGRLAVLNVPHPERFLRGLLSPEQLLRSWYVFALQAPGPPGRLVERLVFRWVRSGWRRDPARPGTFTESDIHHYTQAMSRPGALRCAADYYRALFRRNPLRIAREMRPVEAPTLVVWGERDRYLMPTLAEPDPAWVPDLRVVRLPEASHWVQQDSPEEVNEALLNFLGEDR